From Ancylomarina subtilis:
GGTGAGGTTTTGACTCATCTTCTTGCCAGGGAAGGCGATTATGATGCTGTGATTGCGACTTCACCCTGGTTGATTGCAAAGCAATCTCCACCCAAATTGCTTATTCCTCTGATTGGTCTGCTCGAAAAATTAGTTCCCAACCTTTCTTTGAGGACGAAATTGAATGCTGAATTGTTATCACATGATAAAAACGTGGTTGAGGCATACGAAAATGATGCTTTGGTTCATCCATGGGTTTCCTTTCGTCTATTTTATCAGGCCTATATTGCAGGATATAAGCTATTGGATAGTACAATTGCGATGAAGAAACCACTTTTACTCCTTCATGGGTGTGGCGATGAAATTACATCTGCCAAAGCCAGTGAGAAATTTTCGTTGCATGCAGGTGATTTGTGTCAGTTTCATTTGTTTGAAAATGCATTTCATGAACTGCACAATGAATTTTGTAAAGACGAGGTCTTTGATTTAATTTTGAAATGGATTCGAACATATATAAAGAATACCTAGCTTCGTATTTGTAACTATTATACACTTTCTCGCTATGAATGATGATCTGTTTAGAACGAAAGTAGAAATTCCTAAATCCAAATTCGATTTTTCATATAAGCACAAAGCTCTTATGATGGGATCTTGTTTTGTTGAGAATATTGGAGCGAAACTCAAATCTGTTAAATATCAGATTGATGTTAATCCGTTTGGGGTGATTTATAATCCGGTTAGTGTTTGTAGCAGTTTAAAATTATTGATGCAAGAGCGCCAGTTTGTTGAAGATGATCTTAATTTTCACAACAATCTTTGGTTTAGTTTTTATCACCACAGTAAGTTTTCCAATACCAATTTAGATACTTGTCTTTTTAATATCAATGAAGGAATAAAGACGAGTTCACAGAATTTAAGGGAAGCGGATTACTTATTCATTACTTTTGGTACAGCTTGGGTGTATGAATTATTGAGTTCAGGTAAAATTGTGTCAAACTGCCACAAGCTTCCAGCCAAGGATTTTAATCGCTACCGATTAAATGTTGATGAAATTGTATCTATATATAAGGATCTGTTGGTTGAGCTATTAGTTTTTAATCCGAAGATCAAGATTGTATTTACAGTGAGTCCAATTCGACATTGGAAAGATGGGGCAAATGGAAATCAATTAAGCAAGGCAACACTGTTATTAGCTGTTGAGCAATTAACGGAACTGTTTGAGCAAGTTTCTTATTTTCCCTCTTATGAGATTGTGATGGATGAGCTGCGTGATTATCGGTTTTATTCTGAGGATATGCTTCATATCAGCGAGCCTGCAATTAAGTATATATGGCAACGGTTTTCTGATACATATTTTTCTGAGGCATCCAAACAAATTCAAAAGCAAG
This genomic window contains:
- a CDS encoding alpha/beta hydrolase, with the protein product MTHQTSVIKTPDGINLFTQVWKPSGQPHCVICLVHGIGEHSSRYEAWAKRFAEKNIAVFAFDQRGHGQSEGKRGVISSYQSLLDDIDWILKECGEQYPNVPRLLYGHSMGGGEVLTHLLAREGDYDAVIATSPWLIAKQSPPKLLIPLIGLLEKLVPNLSLRTKLNAELLSHDKNVVEAYENDALVHPWVSFRLFYQAYIAGYKLLDSTIAMKKPLLLLHGCGDEITSAKASEKFSLHAGDLCQFHLFENAFHELHNEFCKDEVFDLILKWIRTYIKNT
- a CDS encoding GSCFA domain-containing protein — protein: MNDDLFRTKVEIPKSKFDFSYKHKALMMGSCFVENIGAKLKSVKYQIDVNPFGVIYNPVSVCSSLKLLMQERQFVEDDLNFHNNLWFSFYHHSKFSNTNLDTCLFNINEGIKTSSQNLREADYLFITFGTAWVYELLSSGKIVSNCHKLPAKDFNRYRLNVDEIVSIYKDLLVELLVFNPKIKIVFTVSPIRHWKDGANGNQLSKATLLLAVEQLTELFEQVSYFPSYEIVMDELRDYRFYSEDMLHISEPAIKYIWQRFSDTYFSEASKQIQKQVEKFILAANHRPFNVGSDSHQAFIKSSLAKIHEFLRVNPFVEMSDEIDDLEKNLL